One window of the Cryptomeria japonica chromosome 7, Sugi_1.0, whole genome shotgun sequence genome contains the following:
- the LOC131040266 gene encoding bidirectional sugar transporter SWEET4-like produces MAWRDTIRTILGILGNATSLFLFLSPLKKVFGVCRSKSTEESSSWVPYLATIANCLLWVFYGAPPVHPQSYLVMIINAVGVALQLIYFLVFIIYSVPNKRRNMLKALGAVVVSFVVLVVVTLTEYHSAERRSSFVGVIAAFTCIGMYAAPVFEMKKVIETGSVEHMTLPLSIAGLVNAFVWTVYALMGFDLYVFVPNVLGFLLGMGQVYVYQKYNRTITIDD; encoded by the exons ATGGCGTGGCGAGATACAATACGTACAATTCTCGGCATCCTTG GAAATGCGACCTCtttgtttcttttcctttctccACT gaagaaagTTTTCGGGGTGTGTAGATCAAAGTCCACGGAGGAGTCTAGCAGCTGGGTGCCATACCTAGCCACAATTGCAAACTGTCTCCTTTGGGTGTTCTATGGAGCTCCCCCAGTTCATCCTCAGAGCTATCTTGTCATGATTATTAATGCCGTCGGAGTTGCGCTCCAATTGATTTACTTTTTGGTGTTTATCATCTATTCGGTTCCAAATAAAAGG CGTAATATGCTTAAAGCACTAGGGGCGGTGGTTGTTTCGTTTGTGGTGCTAGTTGTAGTGACATTAACAGAGTACCACAGCGCTGAGAGAAGATCGTCATTTGTCGGAGTTATAGCTGCGTTCACCTGCATTGGCATGTATGCAGCCCCAGTTTTCGAAATG AAGAAAGTGATTGAAACAGGGAGCGTCGAGCACATGACACTTCCCTTGTCTATTGCGGGGTTGGTTAATGCTTTCGTTTGGACAGTCTATGCACTTATGGGTTTTGACCTATATGTTTTT GTTCCTAATGTACTAGGATTTTTGCTTGGTATGGGGCAAGTGTATGTATATCAAAAATATAACAGAACAATCACGATTGATGATTAA